In a single window of the Halobaculum lipolyticum genome:
- a CDS encoding ABC transporter ATP-binding protein produces the protein MTESADYAVELDGITKRFGDVVANDDVDLSVESGTVHALVGENGAGKTTLMSVLYGLYKPDSGTIQVDGVERTFASPRDANNAGIGMIHQHFQLVGPMTVTQNIILGHEPTASGLVDRKHARERIEEVCSQYGFDVDEHLDTRVEDLGVGIQQRVEIVKSLYRGADTLILDEPTAVLTPQEIDELAEVMKTLTDDGRSLIFITHKLEEAMAIADEITVLRDGHSIGTVDSDETSEQELARMMVGRDVLFETPERTTEPGAVTLDVEQLRVRDDRGLGQVNVDELTVRSGEVVGIAGVDGNGQRELVEAIAGLRAPESGTVEFDGTDITDMGRRRRIESGIAYIPEDRQQEGLVQDYDLVRNALLGNQTISRFVDGGFVDWDAVRAHADELVDEYDVQPSNPDAIASSLSGGNQQKFVVGREIEHDPELIIASHPTRGVDIGSIEFIHDRLMEMRDNGIAVLLVSSKLDEVKQLSDRLAVMYEGEFIDVVDPASVTDEEVGLLMAGQSLADDDMEVTQ, from the coding sequence ATGACGGAATCGGCCGACTACGCGGTCGAGTTAGACGGAATTACGAAACGGTTCGGCGACGTCGTCGCAAACGATGACGTCGACCTCTCAGTCGAATCCGGAACCGTTCACGCGTTAGTCGGTGAAAACGGCGCCGGCAAGACGACCCTGATGAGCGTCCTCTACGGATTGTACAAACCTGATTCAGGGACGATCCAAGTCGACGGCGTCGAGCGAACGTTCGCCTCACCGCGTGATGCCAATAACGCCGGGATCGGGATGATCCACCAGCACTTCCAGCTCGTGGGTCCGATGACGGTTACACAAAACATCATCCTCGGTCACGAGCCGACCGCATCAGGACTCGTCGACAGGAAACACGCACGCGAGCGAATCGAGGAAGTCTGTTCGCAGTATGGCTTCGACGTCGACGAGCACCTCGACACACGTGTCGAAGACCTTGGCGTCGGAATTCAACAGCGGGTTGAGATCGTCAAAAGTCTGTATCGCGGCGCGGACACGCTGATTCTCGATGAGCCGACTGCGGTGTTGACTCCCCAAGAGATCGATGAGTTGGCCGAGGTGATGAAGACACTCACCGACGACGGACGGTCGCTGATCTTCATCACCCACAAACTCGAGGAGGCGATGGCGATCGCCGACGAGATCACCGTCTTACGAGACGGACACTCCATCGGGACAGTCGACAGCGACGAAACCTCCGAACAGGAATTAGCACGGATGATGGTCGGCCGAGATGTGCTGTTCGAGACACCCGAGCGGACGACGGAACCGGGAGCCGTGACACTCGATGTGGAGCAGCTTCGTGTTCGCGATGACCGCGGGCTTGGACAAGTGAACGTCGATGAACTCACAGTTCGCTCCGGTGAAGTGGTCGGAATCGCCGGCGTTGACGGGAACGGTCAACGTGAACTCGTTGAGGCGATCGCGGGTCTGCGAGCACCCGAATCTGGAACGGTCGAGTTCGATGGTACAGACATCACAGACATGGGTCGGCGCCGACGTATCGAATCCGGAATCGCATATATTCCCGAAGACCGGCAACAAGAGGGTCTCGTCCAAGACTACGATCTCGTTCGAAACGCCCTGCTCGGGAATCAAACCATCTCGCGATTCGTAGATGGCGGATTCGTCGATTGGGACGCAGTCAGAGCCCACGCAGACGAACTCGTCGACGAGTACGACGTCCAACCGTCGAACCCCGATGCCATCGCGTCATCGCTGTCAGGCGGGAACCAGCAGAAGTTCGTTGTCGGGCGAGAAATCGAACATGACCCCGAATTGATCATCGCGTCACATCCGACGCGTGGTGTCGATATCGGGTCGATAGAGTTCATCCACGATCGCCTCATGGAGATGCGAGACAACGGGATTGCAGTCCTATTGGTCTCCTCAAAACTCGATGAGGTGAAGCAACTGTCTGACAGGCTCGCGGTGATGTACGAAGGCGAGTTCATCGATGTGGTAGACCCAGCGTCGGTGACCGATGAAGAGGTCGGCTTGCTCATGGCAGGCCAGTCGCTTGCAGACGACGATATGGAGGTGACACAGTGA
- a CDS encoding ABC transporter permease: MIRATVIERFAIAVASTLLALLIGAVIVGASGYDAVGFVYALVYGAAGNISNIAFTLRQSTMLILTGVAVAVAFRAGVFNIGVQGQFIVGGFATVLTVLALAPVLPGGIVGGVILMLLGTIAAIAVGGAYAALPGLMKAYSGANEVITTIMLNFIASGVVYFIIDAYLRPAGTSAPNTESLPEYVSLPGFAFGSSSFSVIGLAIALLAAVAVYVVMDRTRIGYDLVTSGHQQSAATYSGVDSKRTIVTTMTFSGMVAGLAGAMFAVMILGYYSDPNTFPTFGFDAIAVSLLAANNPLGVIPAGLLFGGLDAGGQYIGFTLDVPAELVDGVIGLIVLFVAAPELFRMSARRLGLGGDEQ; encoded by the coding sequence ATGATTCGGGCAACCGTCATCGAACGATTCGCAATTGCTGTCGCCTCTACACTGCTTGCGCTATTGATCGGCGCAGTGATCGTTGGTGCAAGTGGCTACGACGCGGTCGGATTCGTCTACGCACTGGTGTACGGTGCCGCTGGCAACATCTCGAATATTGCGTTCACACTCCGGCAGTCGACGATGCTCATCCTCACCGGCGTTGCGGTCGCGGTCGCCTTCCGGGCTGGCGTATTCAACATCGGCGTTCAAGGGCAGTTCATCGTCGGTGGGTTCGCAACTGTACTCACAGTGTTGGCATTGGCACCGGTGCTTCCAGGCGGTATCGTTGGCGGGGTCATCTTGATGCTGTTAGGAACAATCGCAGCGATCGCTGTCGGCGGGGCGTACGCCGCACTGCCGGGGTTGATGAAGGCCTACTCGGGGGCGAACGAGGTCATCACGACGATCATGTTGAATTTCATCGCCTCGGGTGTCGTCTACTTCATCATCGACGCGTATCTCCGGCCCGCGGGGACATCAGCACCAAACACTGAGTCGCTCCCAGAATACGTGAGCCTGCCAGGGTTTGCCTTCGGGAGCAGTTCCTTCTCTGTCATCGGGCTTGCGATCGCGCTGCTTGCTGCAGTCGCCGTGTACGTCGTCATGGACCGAACCCGCATTGGCTACGATTTGGTCACAAGCGGGCACCAGCAATCGGCAGCCACCTACTCCGGCGTCGACTCGAAACGAACGATCGTCACCACGATGACCTTCTCGGGGATGGTCGCTGGTCTCGCGGGGGCGATGTTCGCAGTCATGATCCTCGGCTACTACAGCGATCCGAACACGTTCCCCACGTTCGGGTTCGATGCGATCGCCGTCAGTCTCCTCGCTGCGAACAATCCGCTCGGTGTGATCCCGGCTGGATTACTCTTCGGCGGGCTCGACGCTGGCGGACAGTACATCGGGTTCACGCTCGACGTCCCGGCCGAGCTGGTCGATGGCGTGATCGGATTGATCGTCTTGTTCGTCGCTGCCCCCGAGTTATTCCGGATGAGTGCACGCCGACTAGGTCTCGGAGGTGACGAACAGTGA
- a CDS encoding ABC transporter permease → MSVAEYVAERRLTTGVAVVALLAIVGGILLDVPGAELVTVGAIQRALQAAVPIALAAIGGLYAEKSGVFNIGLEGFMIFGALVAAATAWGASGAESITQGDLWVGLVGATIVCGLLSVCFALLTIRYKADQIVTGLAVWFIGLGFGPFTATVIWGGVSSPTIPNINNVVVPVLADVPVLGRLLFDASPLLLVTLVVTVVAWVVLFRTRYGYWVQAAGENPEALDTAGVDVNRVRYATVVFSGTMAGLGGAALSIGFGSGFTGTGVTMVDGRGWIAIVAYLFGNYNPIGAFLASLLFGAMDMLQIQLQTVGISLPGSITGLFPYVAVLVVLVLVGYTRVPSAVGEAYETEEK, encoded by the coding sequence GTGAGCGTCGCTGAGTACGTCGCCGAACGGCGGCTGACAACCGGCGTGGCTGTCGTCGCCCTTCTCGCCATCGTTGGAGGGATCCTCCTCGACGTACCCGGCGCGGAATTGGTGACTGTCGGAGCGATTCAACGTGCGCTTCAGGCCGCTGTCCCGATCGCGCTGGCAGCGATCGGTGGACTCTACGCCGAGAAGAGTGGCGTATTCAACATCGGCCTCGAGGGCTTCATGATATTCGGTGCGCTCGTCGCAGCCGCGACCGCATGGGGTGCTTCCGGGGCAGAGTCCATCACACAGGGAGACCTCTGGGTCGGGTTGGTAGGGGCGACTATCGTGTGTGGGCTGCTCTCGGTGTGTTTCGCTCTCCTCACGATCCGATACAAAGCCGACCAGATCGTCACCGGCCTCGCAGTGTGGTTCATCGGGCTTGGATTCGGCCCGTTCACAGCAACAGTCATTTGGGGCGGAGTCTCCAGTCCGACGATCCCCAATATCAACAACGTTGTCGTCCCTGTACTGGCTGACGTGCCCGTACTCGGGCGGCTGCTGTTCGATGCTTCCCCGTTGCTGTTGGTGACGCTCGTTGTGACCGTTGTCGCGTGGGTCGTATTGTTCCGTACACGATACGGCTACTGGGTTCAAGCGGCGGGCGAGAACCCCGAAGCACTCGATACTGCCGGAGTCGATGTCAACCGCGTTCGCTACGCGACGGTCGTGTTCTCTGGCACGATGGCCGGACTCGGTGGTGCTGCGTTGTCGATCGGATTCGGCAGTGGGTTCACTGGGACCGGCGTCACGATGGTCGATGGCCGCGGGTGGATCGCGATCGTTGCATACCTCTTCGGTAATTACAATCCGATCGGCGCGTTCCTCGCCTCGTTGCTGTTCGGGGCGATGGATATGCTCCAGATCCAACTGCAGACGGTGGGGATCTCCTTGCCGGGGAGTATTACTGGCCTGTTCCCGTACGTCGCAGTCCTCGTGGTACTCGTGTTAGTCGGGTACACGCGCGTTCCCTCCGCAGTCGGCGAAGCGTATGAGACCGAAGAGAAGTGA
- a CDS encoding RidA family protein, producing the protein MKEIETDEAPPSIGPFSQAIEDGDRIFVSGQGPIDPNTGSIVDGDVAVQTERTLANVEAILSAAGCSLDDVVKATVFVRDMDDYDTVNEVYGDAFNEPYPARSAVEIVQLPVDIDVEIEVIATTRNR; encoded by the coding sequence ATGAAAGAGATAGAGACGGACGAAGCACCGCCGAGCATCGGTCCGTTCTCGCAGGCGATCGAAGACGGCGACCGTATCTTCGTCTCGGGGCAAGGGCCGATCGATCCAAACACTGGATCGATCGTCGACGGTGACGTCGCTGTCCAAACCGAACGCACCCTTGCGAACGTTGAGGCGATTCTCTCTGCAGCCGGTTGTTCGCTTGACGATGTGGTGAAAGCGACCGTGTTTGTCCGGGATATGGACGATTACGATACCGTCAATGAGGTGTATGGCGATGCCTTCAACGAGCCGTATCCAGCGAGGAGTGCCGTCGAAATCGTCCAACTCCCGGTCGATATCGACGTAGAGATCGAGGTGATCGCGACCACGAGAAACCGATGA
- a CDS encoding glucose 1-dehydrogenase, with protein MKAVTIEQGDTGVTVREVPDPVVGPEDVLVRTLRVGIDGTDHEVIGGSHGGYPAGETYQILGHEAIGVVEDPNGSDLQQGQLVVPTVRRPPPDGGTNAYFDRGEPDMAPDGSYVERGIVGAHGFMSEYVATPAEFLVPVPDSFAEYGFLIEPISNIEKAIEHALATRSAFEWTPESAFVLGNGPLGLLAVAVLTQDAPMYDQFERGYCLGRRDRPDPTIEIIERLGATYVDSRETPVSAFKAAHEPADLIVEATGYAAHPFEAITALAPNGVAALLGIPDDWTIDLDAGRLHRELVLENKALVGSVNSNIPQFERARDSLTRMPEWFLDELVTGVFEPAAAPEAFADDTDAIKTVIEFDTV; from the coding sequence ATGAAAGCAGTCACAATCGAACAGGGGGACACAGGTGTCACCGTCCGGGAGGTCCCAGACCCCGTGGTCGGTCCGGAGGATGTGCTTGTCCGCACGCTCCGGGTTGGAATCGACGGAACCGATCATGAGGTCATCGGCGGGTCCCATGGGGGGTATCCAGCGGGCGAGACCTACCAGATCCTCGGTCACGAAGCAATCGGCGTTGTCGAGGATCCAAACGGGTCTGATCTACAACAGGGTCAACTCGTCGTCCCAACGGTTCGACGACCGCCGCCGGATGGAGGGACGAACGCCTACTTTGACCGCGGAGAGCCGGATATGGCGCCAGATGGGTCCTACGTCGAGCGTGGGATCGTCGGTGCACACGGGTTCATGAGCGAATACGTGGCGACCCCAGCGGAGTTTCTGGTGCCAGTCCCCGATTCGTTTGCAGAGTACGGCTTTCTCATCGAGCCGATCAGTAATATCGAGAAGGCTATCGAACACGCACTTGCCACGCGGTCAGCATTCGAGTGGACGCCCGAATCAGCGTTCGTCCTCGGGAATGGTCCGCTCGGTCTTCTTGCGGTCGCAGTACTCACACAGGATGCACCAATGTACGACCAGTTCGAACGTGGGTACTGTCTCGGACGTCGCGATCGCCCGGACCCCACAATCGAGATTATCGAGCGTCTTGGAGCGACCTATGTCGACTCTCGGGAAACGCCAGTCTCAGCCTTCAAAGCAGCCCACGAACCAGCAGACCTGATCGTCGAAGCGACCGGCTATGCCGCACATCCGTTCGAGGCAATCACCGCACTTGCCCCAAATGGCGTGGCCGCGTTGCTAGGAATTCCTGACGACTGGACGATCGACCTCGACGCGGGGCGGCTGCACCGTGAACTGGTGCTTGAGAACAAGGCACTCGTCGGCAGTGTCAACTCCAATATCCCACAGTTTGAGCGAGCGCGAGACTCCCTGACACGGATGCCAGAGTGGTTCCTCGATGAGCTTGTGACTGGGGTATTCGAGCCAGCGGCTGCGCCAGAAGCGTTTGCCGATGATACAGACGCAATCAAGACAGTGATCGAATTCGACACAGTGTAG
- a CDS encoding aminotransferase class V-fold PLP-dependent enzyme codes for MDNDSIYREYGVPVVINAAGTKTRIGGSRIREEALEAMERAGDAFVRLSDLQARASERIAEVTGAEAGYVTSGAASGLMLGTAACIAGDDLGTMARLPHTAETPEVVMPRTHRTEYDHAIRAAGATIVDVGTNDPHLGTGARETEPWEIEDAITDATVAVGYIAKSYTKPALSTVTEIAHDHDVPVIVDAAAELPPVDNFERFTAAGADLVAFSGGKAIRGPQTTGILAGRQDLIRSVAAQQLDTHAAEAVWEPPTELLDPDHLGGVPRQGIGRPMKVGKEELIGLLAALDAFIEEDHDARTAEWRERSESIAAALEPLAGVHTEIAAAEKVSVAPEVHVHIDAAVAQTDATSLVGALRREEPRVFVGADSLPSSFTINPMCLRDEEADYVVERLRAHLGENTD; via the coding sequence ATGGACAACGACAGCATCTATCGGGAATACGGTGTCCCGGTTGTGATCAACGCCGCCGGAACAAAGACCAGAATTGGCGGCAGTCGGATTCGCGAGGAGGCCCTCGAGGCGATGGAGCGTGCTGGCGATGCGTTCGTTCGGCTCTCGGATCTACAGGCTCGCGCGAGTGAACGGATCGCCGAGGTCACCGGCGCTGAAGCCGGATACGTCACCTCCGGCGCGGCGAGTGGGCTCATGCTTGGAACGGCCGCGTGCATCGCGGGAGATGACCTCGGGACGATGGCACGACTCCCGCACACTGCAGAGACCCCGGAAGTCGTCATGCCGCGAACCCACCGGACGGAGTACGACCACGCCATCCGAGCGGCGGGAGCGACCATCGTCGACGTTGGAACCAACGATCCGCATCTGGGCACGGGAGCACGAGAGACCGAACCGTGGGAAATCGAAGACGCGATCACCGACGCCACAGTCGCCGTCGGCTACATCGCGAAATCGTACACCAAGCCGGCGCTCTCGACGGTAACGGAGATCGCTCACGACCACGATGTCCCCGTCATTGTCGATGCTGCAGCTGAACTACCGCCGGTCGACAATTTCGAGCGCTTCACGGCAGCTGGGGCGGATCTGGTCGCCTTCAGCGGTGGCAAGGCGATCCGCGGTCCCCAGACAACCGGAATCCTCGCCGGCCGACAGGACTTGATCCGGTCGGTGGCTGCCCAACAACTCGATACCCACGCTGCGGAGGCTGTCTGGGAGCCGCCGACCGAGCTTCTCGATCCAGATCATCTCGGGGGTGTCCCCAGACAAGGAATTGGCCGGCCGATGAAGGTCGGAAAAGAAGAACTGATCGGACTATTGGCTGCACTGGACGCGTTCATCGAAGAAGACCATGACGCCCGTACCGCCGAGTGGCGTGAGCGGTCTGAATCGATCGCGGCCGCGCTCGAGCCACTGGCGGGCGTTCACACAGAGATTGCAGCTGCAGAGAAGGTTTCTGTCGCACCGGAAGTTCACGTGCACATCGATGCAGCTGTGGCGCAGACTGATGCGACTTCACTCGTCGGTGCCCTCCGTCGCGAAGAGCCGAGAGTGTTTGTTGGCGCCGACAGCCTGCCGTCGTCTTTCACAATCAATCCGATGTGCTTGCGCGATGAGGAGGCCGACTACGTCGTTGAGCGGCTTCGGGCGCACCTCGGAGAGAACACAGACTGA
- a CDS encoding PIG-L deacetylase family protein, translating into MSDTLSLLVVGPHPDDCSIKTGGIAAKYGEAGHDVTFLSVTDGSAGHHELGREEIATRRRREVDAVAETLGVEYDVFDIPDGELRPTLQNRHRLVRYIRTVDPDLVLGPRPNDYHPDHRYCAQLVRDASYMLIVPNVCPDVQPMESMPVIGYVADHFRKPQPFDPDVVLDVTDVEERKLDALHCHESQMYEWLPFTTGDLDSVPEGDAERRAWLANGGVKHLVNATEMNVANRYPEALEARYGKEAAAVEHAEAVEISEYGATPSEAELDQLFFF; encoded by the coding sequence ATGAGTGACACACTCAGTCTTCTCGTCGTCGGCCCACATCCGGATGACTGTTCGATCAAAACCGGCGGAATCGCTGCGAAGTACGGAGAAGCCGGCCATGACGTGACCTTTCTCTCTGTCACTGACGGCAGTGCGGGACACCACGAACTCGGCAGAGAGGAGATCGCAACTCGACGCCGACGCGAGGTCGATGCCGTTGCCGAGACACTCGGTGTCGAATACGATGTCTTCGATATCCCTGACGGTGAGCTACGACCGACATTACAGAACCGACATCGGCTCGTTCGGTACATCCGCACAGTTGACCCAGACCTCGTACTCGGGCCGCGCCCGAACGACTACCATCCCGACCACCGCTACTGTGCACAGTTGGTTCGCGATGCGTCGTACATGCTCATCGTGCCCAACGTGTGTCCAGATGTACAGCCGATGGAGTCGATGCCAGTGATTGGCTACGTGGCAGACCACTTCCGCAAACCCCAGCCGTTCGACCCGGATGTCGTCTTAGACGTGACTGACGTCGAAGAACGAAAGCTCGATGCACTCCACTGTCACGAATCGCAGATGTACGAGTGGCTTCCGTTCACGACCGGCGACCTCGATTCCGTGCCCGAAGGAGATGCCGAGCGCCGAGCGTGGCTCGCAAACGGCGGTGTCAAGCATCTTGTGAATGCGACTGAGATGAACGTTGCAAACCGTTACCCCGAAGCGCTCGAGGCGCGATATGGGAAGGAGGCTGCTGCTGTCGAGCACGCCGAGGCCGTCGAGATATCCGAGTACGGGGCCACGCCGTCAGAGGCTGAATTGGACCAGCTGTTTTTCTTCTAA